Proteins encoded in a region of the Xiphophorus couchianus chromosome 11, X_couchianus-1.0, whole genome shotgun sequence genome:
- the alg8 gene encoding dolichyl pyrophosphate Glc1Man9GlcNAc2 alpha-1,3-glucosyltransferase, producing the protein MAALAESWSWFTALAVGVSLFKCLFINAYHSTDFEVHRNWLAITYSLPLSRWYHENSSEWTLDYPPLFAWLERGLAQAARRWDGDMLRLDNLNYASPATVLFQRLSVVCTDLLFIYAARECCRCVRVQKAPQDVLSRPSFVLAVLLLWNFGLLIVDHIHFQYNGFLFGFLLLSVARHLQSRHLQGALLFAVLLNLKHIFLYVAPAYGIFLLRSYCFTLDRPDGSIRWSSFAPLRLLALGGIVVSIFALSFGPFVAMGQLSQVVSRLFPFRRGLCHAYWAPNAWALYSGADKALAALGVRLKLLQGAELPRAAMTGGLVQEVQHAVLPSVPPAATLLCTLLAILPALVSIWCRRRGNRAFLRCLLLCALASFLFGWHVHEKAILLAVLPLSILAVESREDARIFLVLATTGHYSLFPLLFTPAEMIIKVCLMLMFTIYSFTALGNLHRSQGSLLRPMEIAYLLGLVAVAISCEFVFPLLPWRQKLPFLPLLATSVYCALGVSYSFLRLYATLLRSDDKHKQL; encoded by the exons ATGGCGGCGCTAGCGGAGAGCTGGAGCTGGTTTACGGCTTTAGCTGTGGGAGTTTCTCTGTTCAAATGTCTCTTCATCAACGCTTA TCACTCCACAGACTTTGAGGTCCACAGGAACTGGCTGGCCATCACCTATAGCCTGCCGCTGTCCCGGTGGTACCATGAG AACTCGTCGGAGTGGACGCTGGACTACCCGCCGCTGTTCGCCTGGCTGGAGCGGGGCCTAGCGCAGGCGGCGCGCCGCTGGGACGGCGACATGCTACGGCTGGACAACCTGAACTACGCCAGCCCGGCCACGGTTCTGTTCCAGAGGCTGTCGGTGGTCTGCACCGACCTGCTGTTCATCTACGCAGCCAGAGA GTGCTGCCGGTGCGTTCGAGTGCAGAAGGCTCCGCAGGACGTTCTGAGCCGGCCGTCCTTCGTCCTCGCTGTGCTGCTGCTCTGGAACTTCGGTCTCCTCATCGTCGACC ACATCCACTTCCAGTACAACGGCTTCCTGTTCGgcttcctgctgctgtctgTGGCCAGACACCTGCAG TCTCGccacctgcagggggcgctgctgTTCGCCGTACTGCTCAACCTGAAGCACATTTTCCTGTACGTGGCGCCAGCTTACGGGATCTTCCTGCTGAGAAGCTACTGCTTCACCCTGGACCGGccag ATGGCTCCATCAGGTGGAGCAGCTTCGCTCCGTTGCGGCTGCTGGCGCTGGGCGGCATTGTCGTCTCCATTTTCGCGCTGTCCTTCGGCCCCTTCGTTGCCATG GGCCAGCTGTCCCAGGTGGTGTCTCGGCTCTTCCCCTTCCGGCGGGGCCTCTGCCACGCCTACTGGGCCCCCAACGCCTGGGCGCTCTACAGCGGCGCTGACAAGGCGCTGGCGGCGCTTG GCGTCCGtctgaagctgctgcagggGGCGGAGCTTCCCCGGGCTGCCATGACAGGGGGGCTGGTCCAGGAGGTCCAGCACGCCGTCCTGCCGTCCGTCCCTCCGGCCGCCACGCTGCTCTGCACGCTGCTAGCCATCCTG cCGGCGCTGGTCTCCATCTGGTGCCGTCGCCGTGGCAACCGGGCCTTCCTGCGCTGCCTGCTGCTCTGCGCTTTGGCCTCCTTCCTGTTCGGCTGGCACGTTCACGAGAAAGCCATCCTGCTGGCCGTGCTGCCGCTCAG CATCCTTGCGGTGGAGAGCAGAGAGGATGCTAGGATCTTCCTGGTCCTAGCCACCACCGGACATTATTCCCTGTTCCCGCTGCTCTTCACCCCCGCAG AGATGATCATCAAGGTGTGTCTGATGCTGATGTTCACCATCTATTCCTTCACTGCCCTGGGAAACCTGCACAG GTCTCAGGGTTCTCTGCTCCGTCCCATGGAGATTGCCTACCTGCTGGGGCTGGTTGCCGTGGCAATATCCTGCGAGTTCGTCTTCCCGTTGTTGCCGTGGCGACAGAAGCTTCCGTTCCTCCCCCTGCTGGCGACCTCTGTGTACTGTGCCCTGGGGGTCAGCTACTCCTTCCTGCGGCTCTACGCCACTCTGCTGCGCAGCGacgacaaacacaaacagctctgA
- the ccdc90b gene encoding coiled-coil domain-containing protein 90B, mitochondrial: MNPLLRRLVTRRLGAWRGFHVDTPFATFDLRKVELTPLEQRKLTFDSHAMVMELEKSGFEKRQAELIISALVTLTTANMDIVYKDMVTKSHQEIAVQQIMAHLDSIRKDMVILEKSEFANLRSENTKMRRELEQLQNRLKEESEKVRAETKLDINLERSRTSDMFTDQEKKLMEATSEFYHKKADLENDNMEINKKMDLQVASLKMLLESMKLETIRYMAVTIFACLAMALGVYRFWR, from the exons ATGAACCCCCTGCTGCGGCGTCTCGTCACGCGGCGGCTGGGCGCGTGGAGAG GTTTCCATGTGGATACTCCGTTTGCGACCTTTGACCTGAGGAAGGTTGAGCTGACGCCCCTAGAGCAGAGGAAGCTGACCTTTGACTCCCACGCCATGGTGATGGAGCTGGAGAAGAGCG GTTTTGAGAAGCGGCAGGCCGAACTGATCATCTCAGCTCTGGTCACGCTGACCACAGCCAACATGGACATCGTCTACAAGGACATGGTGACCAAATCCCACCAG GAGATTGCAGTGCAGCAGATCATGGCTCACCTGGACTCCATCAGGAAGGACATGGTGATCCTGGAGAAGAGCGAGTTCGCCAACCTGCGGTCTGAGAACACG AAAATGAGACGAGagttggagcagctgcagaacaGACTGAAG GAAGAGAGCGAGAAAGTCCGAGCAGAAACCAAACTGGACATCAACCTGGAGAGGAGCAGGACCTCTGACATG TTCACCGACCAGGAGAAGAAGCTGATGGAGGCGACCTCAGAGTTCTACCACAAG AAAGCCGACCTGGAAAACGACAACATGGAGATCAACAAGAAGATGGACCTGCAGGTGGCGTCGCTGAAGATGCTGCTGGAGTCGATGAAGCTGGAGACAATCCGGTACATGGCAG TGACCATCTTTGCCTGCCTCGCCATGGCTCTGGGAGTCTACCGGTTCTGGAGGtga